A window of Nitrosopumilus sp. b3 contains these coding sequences:
- a CDS encoding FkbM family methyltransferase, protein MKSGKKSKFKIFVNLTKIIKNWYIIPLIYYGLIKNEFSILELKNGIKIKIRTKSTDLQALVNVFVIEEYQFPGFEIKENDIIIDIGGHIGLFALYATKNCKKGKIFCYEPVKKNYHLLKDNIEMNNISNVNHFNLAVSNDQKEIKIFLSEDDAGHSIIQSEKKFEIVNSTTLKKIMDVNNIEKCNFLKMDCEGAEFKILESLPDEYFIKIKKIVMEYHLFNNNYNSYEKMKERLQDLNFDISVKEYSKNLGLLYAIQRDENE, encoded by the coding sequence ATGAAAAGTGGAAAAAAATCAAAATTTAAAATTTTTGTAAATTTAACAAAAATCATTAAGAACTGGTATATTATTCCATTAATTTACTATGGATTAATCAAGAATGAATTTTCGATACTTGAATTAAAAAATGGGATCAAGATAAAAATTAGAACTAAATCAACAGACTTACAAGCTTTGGTAAATGTATTTGTAATTGAAGAATATCAGTTTCCCGGTTTTGAAATTAAAGAAAATGATATAATTATTGACATTGGTGGACATATCGGACTATTTGCTCTTTATGCAACAAAAAATTGTAAAAAAGGAAAAATTTTCTGTTATGAACCAGTTAAAAAAAATTATCATTTACTAAAAGACAATATAGAAATGAATAACATTTCAAATGTCAATCATTTTAATTTAGCTGTTTCAAATGATCAAAAAGAGATTAAAATTTTCCTGAGTGAAGACGATGCAGGGCACAGTATAATTCAATCAGAAAAAAAATTTGAAATCGTTAATTCCACAACACTAAAAAAAATTATGGATGTAAATAATATTGAAAAATGCAATTTTTTAAAAATGGATTGTGAGGGTGCTGAATTCAAAATTTTAGAGTCATTACCAGATGAATATTTTATTAAAATTAAAAAAATTGTAATGGAGTATCATCTTTTTAATAATAATTATAACTCATATGAAAAAATGAAGGAAAGATTACAAGACTTAAATTTTGATATTTCAGTTAAAGAGTATTCAAAGAATTTAGGATTACTATATGCAATACAAAGAGATGAAAATGAATAA
- the rfbB gene encoding dTDP-glucose 4,6-dehydratase, protein MKLLVTGGLGFIGSNFILRALETSEDYEIINIDDEMYGSNHKNLSALDNSKKYKFVKGNINNLELIDNMVSKCDAVINFAAESHVDRSISNAKPFIDSNIVGVFSILEAIKKNKKRLIHISTDEVFGSLEKGTADEKFNFNPSSPYAASKASAELLVKSYVKTYDCDCVITRCTNNYGPRQFPEKLIPKVIILAKQNKQIPIYGSGKNIRDWIYVDDHCDVILKVLKEGKKGESYNISANNEIDNLAIIKKILALIGKSTDMMTFVDDRPGHDFRYSLDSTKIRKEFGWKEKVNFEEGMNKTMNWYLENKEWWETIPEKEWKETPWKKSN, encoded by the coding sequence ATGAAGTTATTAGTAACAGGTGGACTTGGTTTTATAGGAAGTAATTTTATTTTAAGAGCACTTGAAACATCGGAAGATTATGAGATAATCAACATCGATGATGAAATGTACGGTTCAAACCACAAAAATTTATCAGCGTTGGATAATTCAAAAAAGTACAAATTTGTTAAAGGCAATATCAATAATTTGGAATTAATTGATAATATGGTATCAAAATGTGATGCAGTAATAAATTTTGCAGCAGAATCACATGTAGATAGAAGTATTTCAAATGCAAAACCGTTTATTGATTCTAATATTGTTGGGGTTTTTTCAATTTTAGAAGCAATAAAGAAAAATAAAAAAAGACTAATTCATATTTCAACAGATGAAGTTTTTGGAAGTTTAGAGAAAGGAACTGCAGATGAAAAATTTAATTTTAATCCATCAAGCCCGTATGCAGCATCAAAAGCTTCTGCAGAATTATTGGTAAAGTCATATGTGAAAACATATGACTGTGATTGTGTCATTACTCGTTGTACAAACAACTATGGTCCCAGACAGTTTCCAGAAAAATTAATTCCCAAAGTAATAATTTTAGCAAAACAAAATAAGCAGATTCCCATATACGGTTCCGGGAAAAACATCAGAGACTGGATTTATGTTGATGATCATTGTGATGTAATATTAAAAGTATTAAAAGAAGGTAAAAAAGGCGAATCATACAATATTTCAGCCAACAACGAGATTGATAATTTGGCAATCATTAAAAAAATTCTTGCACTAATTGGAAAGTCTACAGATATGATGACTTTTGTTGATGATCGTCCAGGTCATGATTTTAGATACAGTTTGGATTCTACAAAAATTAGAAAAGAATTCGGATGGAAAGAAAAAGTAAATTTCGAAGAGGGGATGAATAAAACGATGAATTGGTATCTGGAAAATAAAGAATGGTGGGAAACAATTCCTGAGAAAGAATGGAAAGAAACCCCCTGGAAAAAATCTAATTAA
- a CDS encoding glycosyltransferase family protein, which translates to MTKKIVLIIQARTGSTRFPEKVLKLIQKKSMIWHVINRVKQIPKIDVIVLATTKKKEDLVLVNIAKNNDIQYFQGKTHNVLDRFFQCAKKFNADIIIRITSDCPLIDPKLIQQMLHVYLNHDYDYLSNTIKPTFPDGLDVEIFSFQALEQAFHSAKWKSEIEHVTPYIKKNSKIFKIFNYENKKNFSNIRLTVDEPLDLKLIRKIYKKFRPKLIFSLNDIIKIISNDPNFFLINRDLERDAGYKKSLQYDKQIR; encoded by the coding sequence ATGACTAAAAAAATAGTTTTAATAATTCAGGCAAGAACTGGCTCCACTCGATTCCCAGAAAAAGTTTTAAAATTAATTCAAAAAAAATCTATGATTTGGCATGTAATTAACAGAGTAAAACAAATTCCTAAAATTGATGTTATTGTGTTGGCAACTACAAAAAAGAAAGAAGATTTAGTACTTGTAAACATTGCAAAAAATAATGATATACAATATTTTCAGGGAAAAACACATAATGTCTTAGATAGATTTTTTCAATGTGCCAAAAAATTTAATGCTGATATAATTATTCGAATAACGTCTGACTGTCCATTAATAGATCCAAAATTAATCCAACAAATGTTACATGTTTATTTGAATCATGACTATGATTATTTATCCAATACAATAAAACCTACATTTCCTGATGGTCTTGATGTCGAAATTTTTTCATTTCAAGCATTAGAGCAAGCATTTCACTCTGCAAAATGGAAATCTGAAATTGAACATGTTACTCCTTATATTAAAAAGAATTCTAAAATCTTTAAAATTTTTAATTATGAAAATAAAAAAAATTTTTCTAATATACGATTAACTGTTGATGAACCATTAGATCTAAAATTAATACGTAAAATTTATAAAAAATTTCGACCAAAACTTATTTTCTCACTTAATGACATTATAAAAATTATTTCAAATGATCCCAATTTTTTTTTAATTAATAGAGATCTTGAGCGTGATGCTGGATATAAAAAATCGTTACAATATGATAAACAAATTCGTTAA
- a CDS encoding DUF4910 domain-containing protein encodes METINEFSIDEIEITKNVEKLFKELFPICRSITGNGVRKSLKILNHVTEFTVKEIPSKTQCYDWIIPDEWNITDAYIEDEEGKRIIDFQKNNLHVMNYSIPIDKWMSYEELKKHLHTLQNLPDAIPYRTTYYKRDWGFCLAFNDFCKLDKQKKYHAVINSSLELGSLTYGEYNIMGNSGKEFIFSSYCCHPSLANDNMSGMILWIILLKILKSLKLKHSYRFALVPETIGAIAYLAKNEEMMSKVDGGFVLTCVGGPSKFSYKETFLENCFIDKIVDESFKESNVDYIRYPFDINGSDESHFSAPYFRIPIGTICKDKYYEFDYYHTSLDNLNFIKSKSIVDTLKIYLKIISKLEKIEIIKNKDNFKIKKAKNKTLTSLNPFCEPMLSKRNLYPSTGGQIAQKAVNFSKNHHSREYEVDENNRHSGLMIDALSWLMFYADGINTIEDISKRSGLKKELLYKATKILVDHKLVLINE; translated from the coding sequence ATGGAAACAATTAATGAATTTTCAATAGATGAAATAGAAATAACAAAAAATGTTGAGAAATTATTTAAAGAATTATTTCCAATTTGTAGAAGTATTACAGGTAATGGAGTGAGAAAATCATTAAAAATTTTAAATCATGTAACAGAATTTACCGTAAAAGAAATACCATCTAAAACTCAATGCTATGACTGGATAATTCCAGATGAATGGAATATAACAGATGCATATATAGAAGATGAAGAAGGAAAAAGAATAATTGATTTTCAAAAAAATAATTTGCATGTAATGAATTACAGCATTCCAATTGACAAATGGATGTCATATGAAGAATTGAAAAAACATTTACACACTCTACAAAATTTACCAGATGCAATACCATATAGAACTACATATTATAAAAGAGATTGGGGATTTTGTTTAGCATTTAATGATTTTTGTAAATTAGACAAACAAAAAAAATATCATGCAGTAATAAATTCTTCACTTGAATTAGGTTCTCTAACATATGGGGAGTATAATATAATGGGGAATTCAGGAAAAGAATTTATTTTTTCGTCATATTGTTGTCATCCGTCACTTGCAAATGATAATATGTCAGGAATGATACTATGGATAATATTATTAAAAATTCTAAAATCTTTAAAATTAAAACATTCATACAGATTTGCATTAGTCCCAGAAACAATTGGTGCAATAGCATATCTTGCAAAAAATGAAGAAATGATGAGTAAAGTGGATGGAGGATTTGTATTAACTTGTGTAGGAGGACCAAGTAAATTTAGCTATAAAGAGACATTTTTAGAAAATTGTTTCATAGATAAAATTGTAGATGAGTCATTTAAAGAATCAAATGTAGATTACATAAGATATCCATTTGATATCAATGGAAGTGATGAATCACATTTTTCTGCACCATATTTTAGAATTCCAATAGGAACAATTTGTAAAGACAAATATTATGAATTTGATTATTATCACACATCTCTTGATAATCTAAATTTTATAAAATCAAAAAGTATAGTAGATACATTAAAAATTTATCTAAAAATCATTTCAAAATTAGAGAAAATTGAAATTATTAAAAATAAAGATAATTTTAAAATCAAAAAAGCCAAAAATAAAACATTGACTTCTTTAAACCCATTTTGTGAACCAATGTTAAGTAAAAGAAATTTGTATCCGTCTACAGGAGGACAGATTGCTCAAAAGGCAGTTAATTTTTCAAAAAATCATCATTCAAGAGAGTATGAAGTAGATGAAAACAACAGACATTCAGGACTCATGATTGATGCACTAAGTTGGCTAATGTTTTATGCAGATGGAATTAACACTATAGAAGATATTTCTAAAAGATCTGGATTGAAAAAAGAATTGTTATATAAAGCAACTAAAATTTTGGTAGATCATAAATTAGTTTTAATAAATGAATAA
- a CDS encoding class I SAM-dependent methyltransferase, with product MTSSAISKKVQKYYDQEVKDYTKMYKKNYSSYPSNYLRMNIILDRLKKNKIKTILDVGCGTCGPMIKFLQEGYMVQGFDFSKEMIKEGKNELIKAGFSPDLIFFGDLENPSTLPKKKFDAIIASGVFPHIVNESKVLMKLQKYLNKNGKVFIEFRNDLFSIFTFNQYSLDFFLNQLLNKKSLSGSIGKEVKSYLMNKFDVQKSKTKNTKKLSYTDIYAKFHNPLSIKEDLFEPNNFTVNKLHFYHYHSFPTIFHKKYPKLFEKLSLKQEQPNDWRGYLMASAFVVEATKNS from the coding sequence ATGACATCTAGTGCCATTTCAAAGAAAGTACAAAAGTATTATGATCAAGAGGTTAAAGATTACACAAAAATGTATAAGAAAAATTATTCTTCATATCCATCAAATTATCTTAGAATGAATATCATATTGGATCGATTAAAAAAAAATAAAATTAAAACGATTTTAGATGTAGGATGTGGTACCTGTGGTCCGATGATAAAATTTTTACAAGAAGGTTATATGGTACAAGGATTTGATTTTTCTAAAGAGATGATAAAAGAAGGCAAAAATGAACTTATCAAAGCTGGATTTAGTCCTGATTTAATCTTTTTTGGAGATTTAGAAAATCCTTCCACTCTTCCTAAAAAAAAATTTGATGCAATCATTGCTTCAGGCGTTTTTCCACATATTGTAAATGAATCTAAAGTTTTGATGAAACTTCAAAAATACCTAAACAAAAATGGTAAAGTTTTCATAGAATTTCGAAATGATCTTTTTTCTATTTTTACATTCAATCAATATTCATTAGATTTTTTCTTAAATCAACTCTTGAATAAAAAATCTTTATCAGGATCAATCGGAAAAGAAGTTAAATCATATTTGATGAATAAATTTGATGTACAAAAATCTAAAACAAAAAATACAAAAAAACTATCTTATACAGACATTTATGCTAAATTTCATAATCCATTATCCATTAAAGAAGATCTTTTTGAACCCAATAATTTTACTGTGAATAAACTACATTTTTATCATTATCATTCATTTCCAACTATTTTCCATAAAAAATACCCAAAATTATTTGAAAAATTAAGTTTAAAACAAGAGCAGCCTAATGATTGGAGAGGATATTTGATGGCATCTGCATTTGTTGTTGAAGCCACAAAAAACAGTTAA
- a CDS encoding MBL fold metallo-hydrolase, which produces MTLPEITFVNHASVVFSFKKIKLITDPWLFGSAFNDSWDLISESKMHVEDFKDISHIWFSHEHPDHFYPRVLHSIPEEIRKKITVLFQDTLDHRVTKKCKELGFSVIEMKHNKFYKLDDEFQVKCRPYLLYDSLLYLEIGDKKILNLNDCGVDSIRQAEYIHKITGNVDLLLTQFGYAAHIGDPEDVELRRQTSKEKLTRIKIQSQVFNAKHVIPFASFVWFSHEDNFYMNDEVNKIRNVEEFIRKETKSIPIILYPGDHWILGQEHDNSKAIELYENDFAKEHEPHRNSTKIPLEDLRSASNEYIKNIRSRNNWTLIKLAHSISFLKTAKIYLKDLELSVTFDLVHGVNESSFSKKDADIIMDSNSLEFAFKFDYGADTLLANARFRKSGGRTMNFFRQFMIGTLNNNGRTFPLGIIGFLLRERSMWKSLFVEAILGKYDFE; this is translated from the coding sequence TTGACTCTACCTGAAATTACATTTGTTAATCATGCTTCTGTAGTTTTTTCATTTAAAAAAATTAAATTGATTACAGATCCCTGGCTTTTTGGTAGTGCATTTAATGATAGTTGGGATTTAATCTCTGAATCAAAAATGCACGTAGAAGATTTCAAAGATATTTCCCATATCTGGTTTTCGCATGAACACCCAGATCATTTTTACCCACGTGTTTTACACTCAATTCCTGAAGAAATTCGCAAGAAAATTACAGTTCTTTTTCAAGATACACTAGATCACAGGGTCACTAAAAAATGCAAAGAATTAGGATTTTCAGTAATTGAGATGAAGCATAACAAATTCTATAAACTTGATGATGAATTTCAAGTCAAATGCCGGCCTTATCTTCTCTATGATTCCTTGTTATATTTGGAAATAGGCGATAAAAAAATTTTAAATCTCAATGACTGTGGTGTGGACAGTATTCGACAAGCAGAGTACATTCATAAAATTACTGGTAATGTTGACTTGCTTTTGACTCAATTTGGTTATGCTGCTCACATAGGAGATCCTGAAGATGTAGAGTTAAGAAGGCAAACTTCAAAAGAAAAATTAACAAGAATTAAAATTCAATCACAAGTGTTTAATGCCAAACACGTTATACCTTTTGCAAGTTTCGTTTGGTTCTCTCATGAAGATAATTTTTACATGAATGACGAAGTAAATAAAATCCGAAATGTTGAAGAATTTATTAGAAAAGAAACAAAATCCATTCCAATAATTCTTTATCCAGGCGATCACTGGATTTTAGGTCAAGAACATGATAACAGCAAAGCAATTGAACTTTATGAAAATGATTTTGCAAAAGAACATGAGCCACATAGAAACTCCACTAAAATCCCATTAGAAGATCTTCGTTCTGCTTCAAATGAGTACATAAAAAACATTCGTAGCAGAAATAACTGGACACTTATTAAATTAGCCCATTCTATATCATTTTTAAAAACTGCAAAAATATATCTTAAAGACTTAGAACTTTCAGTCACCTTTGATCTTGTTCATGGAGTTAACGAATCAAGTTTTTCAAAAAAAGATGCTGATATAATCATGGATTCTAACAGCCTTGAATTTGCATTTAAATTTGATTACGGAGCTGATACTCTATTAGCTAACGCAAGGTTTCGTAAATCTGGAGGCAGAACCATGAACTTTTTTAGGCAATTTATGATTGGAACTCTAAATAATAATGGTAGAACGTTTCCACTTGGGATTATTGGATTTTTGCTGCGAGAAAGAAGTATGTGGAAATCCCTTTTTGTAGAAGCGATATTAGGCAAGTATGATTTTGAATAA
- a CDS encoding glucose-1-phosphate thymidylyltransferase: MKGIILHGGHGTRLRPLTHTGPKQLLPIANKPMSQYCVESIKNAGIKEIAIIIGGVGADKVKEYYGTGEDFGVKFTYISQDYPKGIAHAIQLCEDFVNNEKFLVFLGDNIIQKSIDDIRKNFEKSDADASILLCEVDNPSRFGIADVKDEQIIKIMEKPKEPPTNLAVTGIYFLTPKIFEIIKRLKPSWRNELEITDALQMLLEEGNKIIYDTITDYWKDTGTPEDIINANKEILKNMNSYFKGKKEENVSIVGNVIVGSGTIIKKNCQVIGPVIIGENCIIEENTLIGPNTSIGNNTKISKSNIEDSIIMENCEIMTSVKIRNSIISSNSKISQAENDEKILLLGEGTNIKI; the protein is encoded by the coding sequence ATGAAAGGAATAATTTTACACGGAGGGCATGGGACCAGATTAAGACCATTAACTCATACAGGTCCAAAACAACTTCTCCCAATTGCAAACAAACCAATGTCTCAATACTGTGTAGAATCAATAAAGAATGCAGGAATCAAGGAAATTGCAATAATCATTGGAGGCGTTGGTGCAGATAAAGTGAAGGAGTATTACGGAACTGGAGAAGATTTTGGTGTAAAGTTTACCTATATTTCTCAAGATTATCCAAAAGGCATTGCTCATGCAATACAACTTTGTGAAGATTTTGTGAATAATGAAAAGTTTCTTGTTTTTCTGGGAGATAATATCATTCAAAAAAGTATTGATGATATAAGGAAAAATTTTGAAAAATCTGATGCTGATGCATCTATATTATTATGTGAAGTTGATAATCCTTCTAGATTTGGCATAGCAGATGTAAAAGATGAACAGATAATAAAAATAATGGAAAAACCCAAAGAACCACCTACTAATCTGGCAGTGACTGGAATTTATTTTTTGACTCCTAAAATTTTTGAGATTATTAAAAGATTGAAACCGTCATGGAGAAATGAATTAGAAATTACTGATGCACTTCAAATGCTTTTAGAAGAAGGAAATAAAATTATTTATGATACCATAACAGACTATTGGAAAGATACTGGAACACCAGAGGACATTATCAATGCAAATAAAGAAATTTTAAAAAATATGAATTCTTACTTTAAAGGCAAAAAAGAGGAAAATGTATCAATAGTTGGAAATGTAATTGTTGGATCCGGGACAATCATAAAAAAAAATTGTCAAGTAATTGGCCCTGTAATAATTGGAGAAAATTGTATTATAGAAGAAAACACATTGATTGGACCTAATACAAGTATTGGAAACAATACAAAAATTTCAAAATCCAATATTGAAGATTCTATTATTATGGAAAACTGTGAAATAATGACTAGTGTAAAAATCAGAAATAGCATAATCTCATCTAATTCAAAAATTTCTCAAGCAGAAAATGACGAGAAAATACTCCTTCTAGGTGAAGGAACAAATATCAAAATTTGA
- a CDS encoding glycosyltransferase family 2 protein codes for MIEKEPLISIIILNYNAGSLLLECVESIFNSNYKNLEVIVVDNVSKDNSHKICKEKFANIILIENKENLGYCGGNNVGIEHANGEFLVILNPDVIVDPDWLNQLLSAFRKYGDGLYQPKILATTDHSTIISAGNMIQLFGFGFSRGKGEKDIGQYEKDEEVGYASGTCLFSSLEIFRKIGNFDSYLFAYHDDLDLCWRGRLKGIKSFYVHNSIIYHPLEGYSFKWNSFKFFLMERNRLYCLQKNFSRKTILKMLPSLILVDIAVTLFYLKKGFVSAKIKANLDILRNLSTISKNHNLIQKNRTVSDDELIKKFTNKMEVPQWVIEKENNNFLNKIFEKLSWFSRLWFK; via the coding sequence ATGATAGAAAAAGAGCCATTAATCAGCATAATTATTTTAAACTATAATGCAGGCAGCCTACTTTTAGAATGCGTAGAATCAATTTTTAATTCAAATTACAAGAATTTAGAAGTAATTGTTGTAGATAATGTTTCAAAAGATAATAGTCACAAGATTTGCAAAGAAAAATTTGCAAACATAATATTGATTGAAAATAAGGAAAATTTAGGATATTGTGGAGGAAATAACGTTGGAATTGAGCATGCAAACGGAGAATTTTTAGTAATTTTAAATCCAGATGTAATTGTTGATCCAGATTGGCTAAATCAGTTATTATCTGCTTTTAGAAAATATGGTGACGGGTTGTATCAGCCAAAGATTTTAGCAACCACAGATCATTCAACTATCATCAGTGCTGGAAACATGATCCAGTTATTTGGATTTGGCTTTTCAAGAGGAAAGGGAGAAAAAGATATCGGTCAATATGAAAAAGATGAAGAAGTAGGATATGCTTCTGGAACATGTTTATTTTCATCATTAGAAATTTTTAGAAAAATTGGAAATTTTGATTCATACTTGTTTGCATATCATGACGATTTAGATTTATGTTGGAGAGGCAGATTAAAAGGAATAAAGTCTTTTTACGTTCATAATTCAATAATTTATCATCCTCTTGAAGGATATAGTTTCAAATGGAATTCATTTAAATTTTTTTTAATGGAACGTAACAGATTGTATTGTTTACAAAAAAATTTTAGCAGAAAAACAATTTTAAAAATGCTTCCATCCCTGATATTAGTTGATATTGCTGTTACATTGTTTTATTTAAAAAAAGGATTTGTATCGGCAAAAATTAAAGCAAATTTAGATATCCTAAGAAATTTAAGTACAATTTCTAAAAATCATAATTTAATTCAAAAAAATAGAACAGTCAGCGATGATGAATTAATTAAGAAATTTACAAATAAAATGGAAGTTCCTCAATGGGTGATAGAAAAAGAAAACAATAATTTTTTAAATAAAATATTTGAAAAATTAAGTTGGTTTTCCCGTTTATGGTTTAAATAA
- a CDS encoding WxcM-like domain-containing protein, with the protein MDDELFHTNLETHSTKDVHDGHINGNLTVIWRDWDKIIKNTPRMVYVSSVNPGEIKGPHLHKKRHSYFTCIHGKVMFIIQDKTGSYKEIESDSEKPVIIHVPHGVASAHVNISDDVSRVLTLADIAWKPNDDEMDNVVFENYDWKKWKNSSSN; encoded by the coding sequence ATGGATGATGAGTTGTTCCATACAAATCTTGAAACTCATTCAACCAAAGATGTTCATGATGGCCATATTAACGGTAATCTGACTGTAATCTGGCGCGATTGGGATAAAATTATTAAAAATACACCTAGAATGGTTTATGTAAGTTCTGTAAATCCTGGCGAGATCAAGGGACCACATCTTCACAAAAAACGACATAGCTACTTTACTTGCATACATGGAAAAGTTATGTTCATAATTCAGGATAAAACAGGTTCATACAAAGAAATAGAATCCGACTCTGAAAAACCCGTCATCATCCATGTTCCACATGGTGTTGCATCTGCCCATGTCAATATTTCTGATGATGTATCCAGAGTACTTACATTAGCAGATATTGCCTGGAAACCAAATGATGATGAAATGGATAATGTGGTTTTTGAAAACTATGACTGGAAAAAATGGAAAAATTCAAGTTCCAATTGA
- a CDS encoding GDP-mannose 4,6-dehydratase: MKIMISGGLGFIGSHLAEDLLKSKHKIVILTKNVSKKSNISNFLDKLTLEKVDVTNFKSLKKIILKYKPDVIVHLAGNTSHSKSFENPFLDIDSNAKSTLNFLEIIRTSNISCKFILGSTFIVIGKPKKLPVTETTECNPTTLYGVHRLTSEYYCKIYHDVYGIETIVFRITNSFGPREQVIPTKNAINYLIFQAFKGDDISIYNKGNFFRDLIYVSDVISGIKTILKKGKSGNLYWISSGRKTWFYEIGALLKKLTTTNVHYASSPKYTKKVDVGNFIVDNSKLRKLGWTPKVSVEQGIKKTLDYFNSQN, encoded by the coding sequence ATGAAAATTATGATTTCAGGTGGATTGGGATTTATTGGTAGCCATTTAGCGGAGGATCTCTTGAAATCAAAACATAAAATTGTAATTTTAACAAAAAATGTTTCAAAAAAAAGCAATATTTCAAATTTTTTGGATAAACTTACTCTTGAGAAAGTAGATGTAACGAATTTCAAATCTCTGAAAAAAATTATTCTCAAGTACAAACCTGATGTAATAGTACATTTAGCAGGTAATACCTCGCATTCAAAATCGTTTGAAAATCCCTTTCTTGATATTGACTCTAATGCAAAATCCACACTAAATTTTTTGGAAATAATTAGAACATCAAATATATCTTGTAAATTTATCTTAGGTAGTACATTTATTGTAATTGGGAAACCAAAAAAACTCCCTGTAACTGAAACCACAGAATGTAATCCTACTACACTTTATGGTGTTCATAGATTAACTAGTGAATATTATTGTAAAATATATCATGATGTGTATGGAATTGAAACAATAGTATTTAGAATCACTAATTCATTTGGGCCACGAGAACAAGTCATACCTACAAAAAACGCAATAAATTATTTGATTTTTCAGGCATTCAAAGGAGATGACATTAGTATATACAACAAAGGCAACTTTTTTAGAGATCTGATTTATGTTTCGGATGTTATTTCAGGAATAAAAACTATTTTGAAAAAAGGAAAATCTGGAAATCTTTATTGGATTTCATCTGGACGAAAGACATGGTTTTATGAAATTGGGGCTTTACTCAAAAAACTTACAACAACAAATGTACATTATGCTTCTTCACCAAAATATACTAAAAAAGTTGATGTGGGAAATTTTATTGTTGATAATTCCAAATTAAGAAAATTAGGATGGACACCAAAAGTTTCTGTTGAACAAGGAATCAAAAAAACTTTGGATTATTTCAATTCTCAAAATTAA